In Brachybacterium fresconis, the genomic stretch CGAGGCGTTCGTGCTCATCATCGCGCTTCCCCTCCTGGCCGCGGCACTGACCCAACTCGCCGCTGCCCGGTGGCAGGCCGGTAGGGGTCTCGAACTGTTTGTTACCGGGGCGATGGTGCCACTGATGATCACGACGCTGGCGGTCGTCGTCGCTTCGCAGATCTCCGGCGTAAGCGCCCGGCTCGGTTCACTGCTCCTGGCGGTGCCGGTCTACGTACTCTTTGCTGCGGTGATGGTGCCGGTCGGGATGCTGGCCAGTCGCGTTGCTGGGCTCGACGTTCCGGGAAGGCGTGCAGTCATCTTCAGCGGGGTGACTCGCAACTCACTTGTGGTCCTGCCTCTGGTGCTCGCCTTGCCGGCAACGTTTGAGATTGCTCCACTCGTGGTAGTGACTCAGACACTCGTGGAGCTCGTCGCCATGATCATCTTCATCCGGCTTATCCCCCGGGTCCTCTCGGTCCGGCCAGGAGCCGGCAGTGAACGGACCTCCCCCCGGCACACTCGCGAGATCGAGACCTAGCCCCTGCCTGAGCTACTCGTGGCCGAGAAGCACATCTAAGTCCTGCCCTTCCGTTCCGGTGGCCAATCCCACGAGGCGATAGGGCGATGGCCTTGTGCAGCTAGCCTGGCTGGGGCTATCGAAGTAGCGGACAAAACGATGAACGTGAGACAGGAAGGCATGATGATGACTGGTACTGCTCGAGGGGTTACCCATGTTGAAGAAGCTGTGCCGCACAGAGTCTCTGAGGCAGTCATCTTGCCGGCCCGAGCCGTGACCACTAAGAACCGTTATGAGGCGAGCCGGTGAGCTCGATGCGCACCAGAATCCTCATCGTGGGCGCTGCGGCCCCATGGGCTGTTCTGTGGACGGTGATCGCGGCTGCCATGGCGGGAGCGCCGGTCTCGATGGAGCTCGTCGATGCTGGCCCGGTGGTGCGGTGGGGGTTGCCGATCGTCGATGCCCTCGGTGATGTCGTCGGTGCCGCCACCGTGGCGTGCCTCGTGCTGGCGCTCGTCGTCTTGCCCCGACGTCCGGAGCCGCCCGCGTCGGAGGCTGATCAGGATCCCGGTGCCGTCTCTCGGTTCCATCCGGCGTACGAGCGGGCGCTCGATATCGGCATGGGCCTTGGAATGATGTGGTCAACGCTGCTGGTCGTGCGGATGGTCCTTGGCTACGCTTTGGCGGCGGGCCAGGCACCCTTCTCCCCGCGCTTCGGCTCCGATCTCCTGATGTACATCACTCGGCTTGAGCTCGGTCAATACCAGCTTGCCGGTGCGGTGTTCGTCGCTGCTGCCTCGACCATGCTGATCGTCGTGAGGTCCCGCATGGGGCTCCTGATCGCGCTGGGCTTGGTGTTCGCGACGTTGGTGACGAAGTCGATGACGGGCCATGCCTCAGGGCAGACCTCTCACGAGGCGGCCACGAGCTCGATGATCGTGCACCTCGTGGCTGCCGGAGTGTGGCTGGGTGGGCTGGCGCTGCTCGTGCTGGTCGCGGGCCAGCTCGGAGCACGACTGGGGGATGCCGCTGAACGGTTCAGCTCCCTGGCGCTTGCTTGTTATGGAGCGTTGGCCGCCAGCGGAATTGCCTCTGCCTTGGTCCGGCTCTCCGCGCCCCTGGACCTTGTGACCACGGCGTACGGGTGGATGCTCGTGCTGAAGACGGCGCTGCTGGTGCTGCTGGGCGGAGCAGGCTGGTGGCAACGCCGTCGGGTGCTGGTCCGGCAGCGGGACTCGGACCGCCGGAGAGACTTCCTGTGGCTCGCCGCGGGAGAAGTCTTCCTGATCGCCGCGGCGACCGGACTCGCTGCCGCATTATCGAACTCGGCGCCTCCGGTGCCGGACGAGCCCGAACCGGTCACCTCGACGGCTGAGGCGCTGACCGACTACCCCTTGCCCGCTCCGCCCGAGCTGACGACACTGCTCACGACCTGGCGTGTTGACGTCGCCGGGATGGCGCTCGCCCTCGGTCTCGCTGTCATCTACCTCTGGGTGCGGATGCGCCGCCTCGTGCCGGAGACAGGCGGGCGGACCTGGCCCGTGGCGAGGACGGCGGCGTGGATCGCGGGATGCGCGGTCATCCTCTGGGCAACCAGCGGGGCACCGGGGGTGTACGCGCCGGTGCAGTTCTCTGCGCACTTGGGCCAGCACGCCCTGCTTGCTCTGGTGGCGGCCCCGCTGCTGGTCGCCGGTCGTTTCGGTGACCTCGTGCGGGAGCGGATCGCTCCTCGGTCGGATGGGTCTGCAGGGTTGCGCGAGCTCGTCGACTGGAAGCCGGGCTCTCGCGTGGGTCAGTGGCTCACTCATCCGGCGGCGCTGGCGCTGCTCGGCGCGGCGGGATTCGCGGCGATCTACCTGACACCGGCACTCGGCGCGGGATTGCATACCGCGCCGGGCCGACTGGTCATCCTCACGGCCGCCGTGGTGGTCGGCGCTGCGGTGGCACTGCCATTCCAGGGCAGGGCGCTGGGCGGTGGCAGGGTCGCTAGGGTGGAGCGCTGGGTGGCCCTTGCTGTGGGGACCGGCGTCCTTGCTGGCCTGGCGATTGTGTTGGCGCTGGCGCTCCCGGTCGTGGAGCCCGACTGGTTCGCGGCCATGGGGCGGACCTGGGGCGCCGATGCGCTCGGGGATCAACGACTCGGTGGCTGGCTGCTGCTGGCGATGGTGCTGGTGCTGGCGGTCCTGCACGGCGCACTGATCCCGCGTTCGCGCCGACCCAGCGAAGAACTCTCGGCCGATCGTGACGCTGCGGCGCGGCAGCGAACTCGCTCAGCGCCTCGGCCCGGCTCGTCGTGATGCGGGGCCCTCAGCGGGTTCCCGATGGTCAGGGGGTGAGGCGGGTCAGTCGGTGCGGTGACCGGAGTTGCGGCGCAGGCGGACGACGATCGCGCCGATGACGGCGAGCACCAGCAGCAGGGCGAGGCCGCCGAGGATCATGCCGAGGGGGAGCCCGCTCTCGCTCTGCGATGCATCTGCCTGCTCGACAGGGGTGGCTTCGGCGCTCGGCTCGCCCGTGCCGGTGGTCGGGGCCTCCTCATCTGACCCGGAGTCTGCTGTGTCCGTGGCCTCGGCGCCGACCGTTACGGTGAAGTCGACTGTGCCCTCGATCGGGTGACCGTCCGAGGAGACGACACGCCACTGGACCTGATAGTCGTCGGCCGGCAGCGCCGGTAGATCGATCGAGGCCGTGTTGCCGGACAAGGTGGGCGTCTCGGTGAAGATCTCCTCGCCGGCGGAGTTGGTCAATCGCACGACCGGGGAGAGGTTGAGCACCTCGTCGCTGTAGGTGAGCTCGAGCGTCTCGGGGGCCTGCTCGAAGCTCTCGCCGGAAGCCGGACTCGACGAGATCAAGGAGTCGTGCGCCGATGCTGCGGGCAACAGTGTGGGCACCGCCAGCGGCATCAGCACGGCGGCGAGCATCCCGACAAGGCTGGCCAGCGTGACCCGCACCGACGCCTTGGTGGCCCTGCGCGCAACTGTCGTGTCCGCTGTCATAACATTCCCCTCTTCGGATGACCCCTCTTGCGGGCGGGTTTGTCCCCGTGACCGGGGCGCATCGAGTGTAGCGGCGTGCCACGAGACACCCACGGAAGCGTTTCCCAGGATCGGCTCGTCTGACTACACCACTTCACATTAGCCCAAACAGCGATATCATCGCCGTATGACGATTGATGCTTTCCTGGCCGAGCCCCAGTTCGAGGTCGCAGACAGCCACGCCGCGCTCTTCCATGCCCTTGCCGAACCGACGCGCCTGGCCCTCCTCCAGCACCTCTCGACCGGTGAGCACCGGGTTCGCGACCTTGTCGAGCACATGCACCTTGCCCAGTCGACCGTCAGCAAGCACCTCTCGTGCCTGCGCGACTGCGGTCTGGTCACCGCACGCACCGAAGGCCGTTCCTCGTGGTTCGCCCTCACCGATCTGCGCCGGCTGACCGACCTGCTCGAGGTGGCGGACGACCTGCTCGAAACATCCGGGACCACCTTGTCCCTGAAGAACCACCGCGACCACGAGGACCTCGAGGACGGGGACCTCTGATGAGCTCGGGACACGACCACTCACACGGCGCCGGCGGGCCGAGCACCGCCCGGACGCGACTCGCCATCGCTTTCGCCATCACGACCGTCATCGTGCTCGCACAAGCGATCGGGAGCGTCGTCACCGGAAGTCTTGCCCTGCTCACGGACACGGCGCACGCCCTCGTCGACGCCTCCGGTCTGCTCGTCGCGCTGATCGCGGCGACGATGATGCTGCGTCCGGCGAGCAGCGGCAAAACCTGGGGGTTCGCTCGTATCGAGGTACTGGCGGCCTTGGCTCAAGCCACGCTTTTGATCGTGGTCGGCACCTACACCGCCGTCGAGGGCATCTCGCGACTGACGGACCCCCCGGAGGTCCCCTCGGGAGAGCTGCTCATCTTCGGTGTGATCGGGCTGGTCGCGAACATTGTCGGGATTCTCGTCCTGACCGGAGGCAAGGACTCGAGCCTGAACATGCGTGCCGCGTTCCTTGAGGTCCTCAATGACGCTCTCGGGTCGCTCGGTGTGATCACCGCCGCGATCGTGATCCAGGTGACTGGGTTCCAACAGGCCGACGCACTGGCCGGATTGTTCATCGCTGCGCTGATCGTGCCCCGAGCGTTCCGCATCATGGCCGAGACGCTGCGGATCCTCATGGAGTACACCCCGAAGGGGATTGATCTCGATCAGGTGCGCGAGCACATCCTCGCGCTCGAACACGTCCAGGACGTCCACGACCTGCATGCCTCGGCGATCGGGAGCAATCTGCCGATCTTCTCGGCGCACGTCGTCGTGGGGGAGGAGTGCTTCGAGTCGGCTCACGCGCTGGGGATCCTCGAAGAGGTCCATCTCTGCGTCAGGACGCACTTCCCGATCGCGTTCGAGCACGCCACGATCCAGTTGGAGAGCCCGTCCGTGCATCGTCGTGAATCCGAGCGCACCCTGCACGCGTAGCGTCCACCGATCCGCACATCTCTTGGCCGCGGGGGAATGCGACAAAGCGGCGCGCAGCCCACCCGGGGGTGGGTTGCGCGCCGCGGTGAGTCGCTGGACTCAGCGGAAGGAGACGAAGGTGGGATTGCCCCAGATGGTGCGCTCGGTGACGGCGCCGGGGGAGCGGCCTGCATCAACGACCTTGTCGCCGCCGGCGTAGATCCCCATGTGTCCGGGCCACACGACGAGGTCGCCGGGCTGGGCCTCGGACTTGGAGATCTGGGTGCCGGCGTCGACCTGCTGGCCGGATGTGCGCGGAAGGTCGATGCCGACCTGCTTGTAGGCGTACTGGGTCAGGCCGGAGCAGTCGAAGCTCACGCCCGGGTTGCTCGAGCCCCAGGAGTAGGCGGCGCCCATCTGGGTCCGTGCGGCGTCGACGATCGCCTGCCCGGTGCTGCTGGCGGAGGATGCGGGCGCAGGAACTGACGCGCCGCCACCGCTGACGGCCGGGGTGGAACCGTTGAGCGAGCCGCGCGTCTCGGGGCCCACCACGCCGTCGACCTGCAGGTCGTTGCTCTGCTGGTAGTCCTTCACCGCGCTATGGGTGAGCGGGCCGAACTTTCCGTCGACGGCGAGTGAGGCACCCTCATCGTTCAGTGCGGACTGGAGCTGCTCGACCGAGGCGCCCTGGGATCCCCAGCGAAGCTTCTCGGAGGAGTCCAGCGCCTGCGCCGGGGCCGGAGCAACGGGGGCGACGGCCTGAGAGACCGCGGACGGCGCGGTGGCCGGAGCCGTGGGTGCCGCCTGTGCCGCCCCGCTGGCGAAGGCGGAGCCGAGGAGGACGGTGCCGAGGACGGCGGCGCCTCCGGTGCCGCGCAGGGCGCGTCCGCTGGGGCGAAGAGGGGTGACTGCGCGGCCGTCCGCGCGATGGGAATTGCTCGTGGCCATGAATTTTCTCCGTGTATATCCCCGAGTTTATGCACGGGGTCGTCTGGCATGGGGTCGCGGTAACGTCGACAGCAGAGCATGCGTCGGGAAGAACATCTCGTCCCTCGTCACCGGTGGAACCAACGTACCGATCGAGACGACCGCTGAATAGCGTTATGAGCGACCCCGACCAACGATTTCGCCTGCTCTTGAAGCCCATCGCGGCATAGGCCCCGGGGGCATACCTTCTCTTTACTGAACCCCGATGCCGCTTACTGAACCCCGATGCCGCGATGGGGTCGACGTCACGAGTCGCAGTCGAGGTGGGCGAACCCCGTCGGTCATCAGGCAGCACATCGGCAGGAGAAGAAGCCTTGCTGGGCTCACACGATGGGCTGGAACGTGGCGATGGAGCCTTGCAGCTGGTCCATCCACGAGGCCCACGTTCCCGTGAGCAGCAGCAGGCCGATCGCGATGAGCAGCGCCCCGGACGCAATTCCGATGAGGCGGCGATGTCGTGCAAGTGCCCTGCTCACGCCCATTGCCTTGTCGAGCAGGAGCGCGCTGAGGACGAAGGGGATGCCCAGCCCGAGCGAGTACGCGAGCGCCAGCGTCGCGCCCCGCGTCGCAGAGCCTCCATCGGCGCCGGCGTCGAGGGAGAGGGCGATGATCGCGGCGTAGGTGGGGCCGATGCATGGTGTCCAGCTCAACCCGAAGACGAAGCCCATCAACGGGGCTCCCAGAAGGCCCGCATCAGGGCGTCTCCTGGAAACCTGGAGATTTCCTGTCAAGCGGGGGAATGCTCCCATGAAAATGAGTCCCATGAACATGACGATGATGCCCGCGACCCGATTGATCCATACCGCGTGCGCCTGAAGCAGATACCCCATTGCGCCAGCGAACCCGCCCAGCGCCATGAATACCACCGTGAAGCCAGCGACGAACAACATGCTGCCGCTCAGCATCCTCCCAGTCCCTACGCGGGAAAGTCTGGGCGATCGCCTCGCATTCCCGATGTTCTCAGGCGTTTCCCGGGGTGGCTTGGTGGCCTGCGGTCCTTGTCCGGCGAGTCCGGAGACGTAGCTGAGGTAGCCCGGCACGATGGGCAGCACGCACGGTGAGAGGAACGCGATCAGGCCCGCGATCATGGCGACCGTGATGGCCAGCAGAAGAGACCCGGACAGGGCGATCGACTGGAAGGTCTCTGCGAGTCCGTTGCTGGTCACGTGGCTCCTTCGTCGAGGACGGCGTCGAGCATCGATCTCAGGATGGAGGGGCTGATCGCCCCCGAGATCCGGCCCGCGACGCGGCCCTCGTGGTCAAGGACGAGAGTCGTCGGAACAGCGTTGGGCGCGACTTGGCCGCGCAGCTGGTACATGATCTCTGCGTCCGAGTCCGGCAGCGAGGGGTAGGTGATGCCGTAGGTCTCCTCGAAGGCCGCGGCGGGCCCTGCCGAGTCGCGGACGTTGATCCCGATGAACGAGACGCCCTGGTCGGCGTACTCCTCGTGGATCGCCTGCAGATCCGGGGCCTCCACCCGGCATGGCGGACAGGAGGCGTACCAGACGTTGACCACGAGCACCGATCCCCAGTGTTCCGTGGAGTCGAATCGTTCGCCGTCATAGGTGTTCCCGGTGAACTCGACGGGTTCTGTGCGATCGGCGGGAGCGATCTCGGTGGTCACGCCGTTGCCGGAGACGTATCCGTCGTCCCCGGAGGCGTATCGATCCCCGGTATCAGTGCTGCCGCAGGCAGTGACCAGGCCAGTGACGACCAAGCAGCTGGTGGCGTAAAGAATCCGTCGCCGGGAGTGGGCGCGCATGTACTCGCTCCTTCATGAAGATCGTGAGGGGACCGGTGGTGGGCAGGACGAACTCTCCCGCGCCTAGAACAGCGTGGACCAGTAGTCCCAGAACTTCACGGCGATGAGTGCCAGGATCACGAGGTACCAGGCCACGAGCACCGGGACACGGAACTCGATCACGAGAAGGGCGGCCCGCCGTATGGCCGGGGTGAATCTGTCTGCCAGGTCACGGAGATGGTGGATCGTGGTGAACCAGAACAACGGGATCGTCACTGCCCACACGACCATGCAGTATGGGCACAGTGCCTCGATCTCGTAGAGGCTCTGCCCGATCAGCCACTGCACGAAGAGCGCCGCGAAGGTCACGCCCGCCTGGATGAGCACACTCATCCAGCGCGCCACGCGGGCACCGGCGAGAAACGCCAATCCGAGGGCGAGAACGGCCGCGAAACCGGCGATGCCGAGGATCGGATTGGGGATACCGAAGGCCGAGGCCTGCGGGGTGTCCATCACCGAGCCGCAAGAGAGCACCGGATTGAGGCTGCACGAGGGGACGTAGCTGGGGTCCTCAATCAGTGCAATCTTCTCGATCAGCAGCACGACGGCCATGACCAGCCCGATTGCGCCGGTGACCGTGAAGAGCATCCCCAGACCGCGTGGCGCCCTCGAATCCCGAGGCGACCCGGCGGCCGGGCCGTCAGCCTTCGAGCGCGGCATCGAGAGGATCCGTGAGGTCCTCGACCCGGGTAGGCTCCAGGCGCTCCCCGTCGACGAAGAAGGTGGGGGTGCTGGTGACACCGAGCGCCTCGGCGTCGGCAGCACTCTGCTCGATGCGCGCGAGGGTGGCCGGATCGTCATAGACCTGCTCGAAGCGCTCCATGTCGAGCCCGAGCTCCTCGGCATACCCGAAGAACGCTTCCCGCTGCGACGTCTCCTGATGACTCCACTCGTCGGCGTTCTCGAACAGCGCCTTGTACATGGCCTCGAATTCGCCCTGCTCCCCGGCGGCCTCAGCCGCCTTGGCGGCTTCGACAGAATTTCCGTGCAAGGGCAGGTACCGCACCACGAAGGTCACCCGGTCGCCGTACGCGGCACGAATCTCTTCGACCGCAGGATATAGGGAGAGACAGGCCTCACACTCGAAGTCGAGGTACTCCACGAAGACGGCCTCGCCACCCTCCGACAGCCGCGGACTGTCCTCTCGCACGAGCTGCCCCGTCGCGGCTCCGGTGGCCTCCGAGGAATCGGCCTGGTCTTCCTTCGGGTCCAGGAAGATCACGAACCCTGCGAAAACCACGGCGGCCACGGCAATCAGTCCCAGGGTGAGCTTGACGCTCCTGCTCATGCCTGTCCTCCTGTGGTCGTCGACTTTCGCAGATCCTCTCTGACGAGGCTGTATGCCCCCTGCGCAGCGGCGCGTCTGCGCGTCCGAGCAGCGCGCATTCCGTTGGCGATGACGACGACCTCGGCGACCTCGTGGACCAGGACGACCGCGGCGAGACCGAGCATGCCACTCAGTGCAAGAGGTAGGAGCACGACAATGATCAGCAGCGACAGGACGATATTCTGGTTCATGATGCGTCGTCCACGACGGGCATGGTCGAACGCGGCCGGGAGGAGACGCAGGTCGTGCCCGGTAAACGCAACGTCGGCCGACTCGATAGCTGCATCCGAACCGGTGGCACCCATCGCGATCCCGATATCCGCGGCGGCCAGTGCCGGGGCGTCGTTGATGCCGTCTCCGATCATCGCCACCGGAGCGGTACGGGAGAGTTCACTGACCGCGGCGGCTTTGTCCTCGGGGCGCAGCGCGGCCCGCACATCGCTGATCCCGGCCTGGTTCGCGAGGGCTTGCGCGGTGCGCAGGTTGTCTCCAGTGAGCATGGTGATCCCGGTGCCTCGTCCGCTCAGGGTGCGGATCACCTCGGGAACTTCTGGCCGCAGCTCATCGCGCACTCCGATCGCGCCGACCGGCTCATGCTCGTGGTGCACGATGACCACAGTCATGCCCTGAGTCTCGAGTTCCTCTACTCGCTCCGCGAGGGCGCCCGATGCCAGCCAGCGCGGGCTTCCGACCGTGATCACGGCTTCGCCGACGACCCCCTGGATGCCCTGACCAGCCAGCTCCATCACTTCTGTCGCCTTCGGTGCTTCGGGTGCAGCGGCGGTGATCGCGGCGGCCAGCGGGTGGGTGCTGTGCTGCTCGAGCGCGGCCGCCCAGGCCACTACCTCGCTTTCGACGGCATTGGCAGTGAGGACGGCGGTGACGGTTGGCTCATTGCGGGTCAGGGTGCCTGTCTTGTCGAGAGCGACGTGGCGGATGCCGCCGAAGCGTTCGAAGATCGCTCCGGACTTGATGACCACCCCGAACTTGCTGGCCGAGCCGATCGCCGCGACCACGGTGA encodes the following:
- a CDS encoding cytochrome c biogenesis CcdA family protein, with protein sequence MTSNGLAETFQSIALSGSLLLAITVAMIAGLIAFLSPCVLPIVPGYLSYVSGLAGQGPQATKPPRETPENIGNARRSPRLSRVGTGRMLSGSMLFVAGFTVVFMALGGFAGAMGYLLQAHAVWINRVAGIIVMFMGLIFMGAFPRLTGNLQVSRRRPDAGLLGAPLMGFVFGLSWTPCIGPTYAAIIALSLDAGADGGSATRGATLALAYSLGLGIPFVLSALLLDKAMGVSRALARHRRLIGIASGALLIAIGLLLLTGTWASWMDQLQGSIATFQPIV
- a CDS encoding TlpA family protein disulfide reductase — encoded protein: MRAHSRRRILYATSCLVVTGLVTACGSTDTGDRYASGDDGYVSGNGVTTEIAPADRTEPVEFTGNTYDGERFDSTEHWGSVLVVNVWYASCPPCRVEAPDLQAIHEEYADQGVSFIGINVRDSAGPAAAFEETYGITYPSLPDSDAEIMYQLRGQVAPNAVPTTLVLDHEGRVAGRISGAISPSILRSMLDAVLDEGAT
- a CDS encoding vitamin K epoxide reductase family protein; amino-acid sequence: MAVVLLIEKIALIEDPSYVPSCSLNPVLSCGSVMDTPQASAFGIPNPILGIAGFAAVLALGLAFLAGARVARWMSVLIQAGVTFAALFVQWLIGQSLYEIEALCPYCMVVWAVTIPLFWFTTIHHLRDLADRFTPAIRRAALLVIEFRVPVLVAWYLVILALIAVKFWDYWSTLF
- a CDS encoding cytochrome c oxidase assembly protein; its protein translation is MRTRILIVGAAAPWAVLWTVIAAAMAGAPVSMELVDAGPVVRWGLPIVDALGDVVGAATVACLVLALVVLPRRPEPPASEADQDPGAVSRFHPAYERALDIGMGLGMMWSTLLVVRMVLGYALAAGQAPFSPRFGSDLLMYITRLELGQYQLAGAVFVAAASTMLIVVRSRMGLLIALGLVFATLVTKSMTGHASGQTSHEAATSSMIVHLVAAGVWLGGLALLVLVAGQLGARLGDAAERFSSLALACYGALAASGIASALVRLSAPLDLVTTAYGWMLVLKTALLVLLGGAGWWQRRRVLVRQRDSDRRRDFLWLAAGEVFLIAAATGLAAALSNSAPPVPDEPEPVTSTAEALTDYPLPAPPELTTLLTTWRVDVAGMALALGLAVIYLWVRMRRLVPETGGRTWPVARTAAWIAGCAVILWATSGAPGVYAPVQFSAHLGQHALLALVAAPLLVAGRFGDLVRERIAPRSDGSAGLRELVDWKPGSRVGQWLTHPAALALLGAAGFAAIYLTPALGAGLHTAPGRLVILTAAVVVGAAVALPFQGRALGGGRVARVERWVALAVGTGVLAGLAIVLALALPVVEPDWFAAMGRTWGADALGDQRLGGWLLLAMVLVLAVLHGALIPRSRRPSEELSADRDAAARQRTRSAPRPGSS
- a CDS encoding cation diffusion facilitator family transporter, with the protein product MSSGHDHSHGAGGPSTARTRLAIAFAITTVIVLAQAIGSVVTGSLALLTDTAHALVDASGLLVALIAATMMLRPASSGKTWGFARIEVLAALAQATLLIVVGTYTAVEGISRLTDPPEVPSGELLIFGVIGLVANIVGILVLTGGKDSSLNMRAAFLEVLNDALGSLGVITAAIVIQVTGFQQADALAGLFIAALIVPRAFRIMAETLRILMEYTPKGIDLDQVREHILALEHVQDVHDLHASAIGSNLPIFSAHVVVGEECFESAHALGILEEVHLCVRTHFPIAFEHATIQLESPSVHRRESERTLHA
- a CDS encoding ArsR/SmtB family transcription factor, which gives rise to MTIDAFLAEPQFEVADSHAALFHALAEPTRLALLQHLSTGEHRVRDLVEHMHLAQSTVSKHLSCLRDCGLVTARTEGRSSWFALTDLRRLTDLLEVADDLLETSGTTLSLKNHRDHEDLEDGDL
- a CDS encoding DsbA family protein codes for the protein MSRSVKLTLGLIAVAAVVFAGFVIFLDPKEDQADSSEATGAATGQLVREDSPRLSEGGEAVFVEYLDFECEACLSLYPAVEEIRAAYGDRVTFVVRYLPLHGNSVEAAKAAEAAGEQGEFEAMYKALFENADEWSHQETSQREAFFGYAEELGLDMERFEQVYDDPATLARIEQSAADAEALGVTSTPTFFVDGERLEPTRVEDLTDPLDAALEG
- a CDS encoding copper resistance CopC family protein; this translates as MTADTTVARRATKASVRVTLASLVGMLAAVLMPLAVPTLLPAASAHDSLISSSPASGESFEQAPETLELTYSDEVLNLSPVVRLTNSAGEEIFTETPTLSGNTASIDLPALPADDYQVQWRVVSSDGHPIEGTVDFTVTVGAEATDTADSGSDEEAPTTGTGEPSAEATPVEQADASQSESGLPLGMILGGLALLLVLAVIGAIVVRLRRNSGHRTD
- a CDS encoding heavy metal translocating P-type ATPase, with protein sequence MTDPQVNSVDVSNHDDGDGPWWKDREVLLPVLSGIAFLTGLLCEWSGAGIPALALFWSGLLLGASTFTPGAIRALLKGKLGISLLMTISAVGAVILGYVEEAAALAFLYSIAEALEDKAMDRARGGLRALLKLVPDTASVSIDGTWTPIAARELTAGQVMLVRAGERIATDGIVRSGHSSLDTSAITGESIPVEVEPGDAVSAGAINNAGTLEVEATAAGTDNSLTTIVELVEQAQAEKGDRARLADRIARPLVPGVLILATLVALIGSIFGDPELWITRALVVLVAASPCALAISVPITVVAAIGSASKFGVVIKSGAIFERFGGIRHVALDKTGTLTRNEPTVTAVLTANAVESEVVAWAAALEQHSTHPLAAAITAAAPEAPKATEVMELAGQGIQGVVGEAVITVGSPRWLASGALAERVEELETQGMTVVIVHHEHEPVGAIGVRDELRPEVPEVIRTLSGRGTGITMLTGDNLRTAQALANQAGISDVRAALRPEDKAAAVSELSRTAPVAMIGDGINDAPALAAADIGIAMGATGSDAAIESADVAFTGHDLRLLPAAFDHARRGRRIMNQNIVLSLLIIVVLLPLALSGMLGLAAVVLVHEVAEVVVIANGMRAARTRRRAAAQGAYSLVREDLRKSTTTGGQA
- a CDS encoding C40 family peptidase, with product MATSNSHRADGRAVTPLRPSGRALRGTGGAAVLGTVLLGSAFASGAAQAAPTAPATAPSAVSQAVAPVAPAPAQALDSSEKLRWGSQGASVEQLQSALNDEGASLAVDGKFGPLTHSAVKDYQQSNDLQVDGVVGPETRGSLNGSTPAVSGGGASVPAPASSASSTGQAIVDAARTQMGAAYSWGSSNPGVSFDCSGLTQYAYKQVGIDLPRTSGQQVDAGTQISKSEAQPGDLVVWPGHMGIYAGGDKVVDAGRSPGAVTERTIWGNPTFVSFR
- a CDS encoding arsenic resistance protein, with the protein product MRASAEWMERHQVVLYVAGLALGAIVGLAWPAVAHPAELAIHPVLALLLYATFLGIPFDRIGRAFRDWRFLSTILVVNFVLVPMIVWPLSRIVAHDQALLVGVLFVLLTPCIDYVIVFAGLAGGDEERLLAAAPLLMIAQMLLLPVYMWLFVGAEFASSIEVAPFVEAFVLIIALPLLAAALTQLAAARWQAGRGLELFVTGAMVPLMITTLAVVVASQISGVSARLGSLLLAVPVYVLFAAVMVPVGMLASRVAGLDVPGRRAVIFSGVTRNSLVVLPLVLALPATFEIAPLVVVTQTLVELVAMIIFIRLIPRVLSVRPGAGSERTSPRHTREIET